DNA sequence from the Nicotiana tomentosiformis chromosome 3, ASM39032v3, whole genome shotgun sequence genome:
tgatttgattttggtttacaATTTATTTGAGtaactaacatttatggactataaaacttattggagcatcaaAAAATTATAAGTTCAAGTTTGAGATAATAcgctaaaaaataaaattatgaaatatcttaagaaatatttataaactacactacaataaatatttttatgtattaaatatatttaaaacttctatacatataatgccgggttagtttggtttcggtttgactttttttagttaaaaccaaacatAACCAATTATAGTCGGATTTTTTTTCCCAACACCAAACCATAGTTGGattttttttctcgatttgactCGGATTGTCGGGTTGGTGCGGTTTGTCGGTTTCGTTTGTACACCCCTACATCCTACCCTTTAACAGATTACTAAAAAAAAGGCAGTCTTCTACGCAAGTCATTCCGCACACGTTCACGCGAGGTTCGGGAAAGAGCCGCATCCCAAGGGGTGTAATATAGACAGTTTACTCTAATGCAAGAATTAATGACTGTTTCTACGGCTCGAACCTATGACATATAGGTCACACGAAGATAACTTTACCGTTGTTTCAAGACCCTTAGTGACGGGGTAATATGATCCATAACTAAATGCCTGAATATTTGTACTGTCGTATGAAAGCACCTGCAACATTGACCTAAACGTTTTGATGCCAAAAGAGGTAAAAGCAGGCAATAAAAAATTCATGTTATGCTACCACCTTAACAATTATGCTCAACTAATGTGTGTGGTGCTGTTTATGAGTTAGATCTTATGCATGTTTGCACAATGTCATCATTTATAAGTTAATTACAAACAAGTTTTTATGATAAGCATTAATATGTAACTTAATATAAATGATAACTAAttcaattttacatgttaaaatataTTGATAGTACTATAATATGAATTTTACATTATCAAATGtatatacttttttttattttatagatcTAGGGGGTTGGGTATTTTTTTGGAGACTACAAATTAAATGGTAGAAATCTAGGGTACTCTGAAAGGCAAGTTATTGTGAAAGAATTGAAAAGGTAGGAGTGGACTAATGGAATCCACGATGCAAAGCTAAAATGTTTGTGGTGAAAAGGAGGAGTGATCAATTGAGAGGAGGGAAATTAAGGACACCACTGTTAGGGTTATTAAGTTCAGGAGGACATAACACTATGTGTTGGACCCCATTAGTTTTGTATTAAACATATATCTATATGATTTATTCATTCACGACATAGGTCTTTCATAATTGTTTCCTACTACAAATAATTGAAAACCTCCAACCAAAAATTTCCAAAGCCTCTTCTTCTACCTAAATTTGGGATAAGATGTTAACATTTCTGTACTTAGCGTGAGATTAGACTTTTCATTAACTCAATGATATAGGAATGTGAATAAAGGCAAACTAAGGGTTTGAACTTTGTGGGATTGAATTCAAATTCTATCACAACCCAGATTTATTGCTCAATTCGTTCCATTTTAACTATCGCTTTAATTCAAAAATTTTGTCCTAAGATAACTATCTCTTTAATATTTCAAGACTAAATTTGTTAGTTGTATCCAACCATAACTTTAATTTAAAATAGTAGTACTTCTTTTTAATTTTGCTCAATTCTCAAAAAGCTAATAGTGGTAACTTAGTAAATTATATCTtatatttcttatttattatttttctcaatCGAAGTGAAAAAGCTAAAACTACAATTAAAATGGGATGAACAgtgtatttataattttatacttATTTAATGGATTTCTAACATATGGAGCGTGAGCCAAAAATTTTAGATTCAGATGAACCCATAATTTATACCCTAGATTAGGTACTTACTGACTGTGATCAATCAGCTCGGATTAGTAATTACCATGATATGTAATGTAATATCCTTTCAAATGAAACACACTGAACAGTGCCAGCACTATCTTTATTCACTTGAAACTGTTAAGCATGGGCAAGCATTGCAGACAAGAGTACAATTTGCAGGCCATAAAGTAAGAAACTTTAGCTACTGCTGTTACGAGCAATTGATAATTGACAAAAAGTAAGTTTCCAAAATTTAAAAAGAGGTCCCCCACATGATTAAATTCCAATATTTCCCAACCCAACCAAAGGATAATAGTGATATCAGCAAGAGAGACTATGGTGTGCCAGTGTGGTATACTgctccctccggtccacaataaaaaaattcaatttgtattattattttgattCAAAATAAGTGTTTATTTATATaatcaaaaaataatttaattaattttttaaaaattattcttATGTACGTATCTCTAAAAGTCTTTTACTCCTCACATTAAATTAGTAGAATTAAATAGCAtcaactgaaaagtaattcaaaCACTCAGAGAACAACTACTCCAGTTTGTTTTTCCAAAGACGTTCTTAAAATTTTAGCAAaagtttcaaattttattttgaataatGTAGTGATTTTAGAAGAGAAGTAAGTATAATTATAACTATGCTGCAATATTTAATTAAGGGTAGTTTAGTCAcactaattatttttatttagaatttaatattttcttaataggTGTGCCTAatacaaattaattatttttgtggCCGGGGGAGTATTAAATAAATCATAAATGCGTATTACATAAATATTGGGATAAGCATAAAAAGCAACCAAAGTACAAAATTGGAAATGTGACATAAATGAGATCGTGCAATGAATTTATGAGATTCACAGACTGGAAGAATACACGGTTACCTGAAACAAAGCCAACTGGAGTATTTGTTAGTGTCATAATGTCTGTTTGGAAGGGAAAGAAGCTGAAACATAAATGTTATTAAGATGAAATTCAATGAGGACTGCTCATAACCCCCTTGGAATTTACTTCAAATAAACCCCGATATGAATGAACCCCTTTTCTTATTCTTTTATGTATATTGTTGCGAAAGATCACGAGTTAACTAACATATAATCATACAaagcaaataaagaaaaaaaataattgatttAAGTTTTTCCAATCCTCTGATAATGGATTATCATTTTTCATGTAAATCTTCTCACTCATCTGCTTGTAAGTTTCAAACTAATTCTTATATGAATACATGTGAAAAGTGGCACCAGAATCAAGAACCCATAAATTCATCCCATAACTAAAACTCACGGCACAAACTTCCCTTACATAGTCACTATCATTAGAATTGTTGGCAGTGTCAAAGATATTTGCAGATTATTTACTTTCTGCTTCTCTCTTTTCTCTTTTGGCTTAGGTTAATCTCTCTTGTAGTGACCTTGTTCCCCCACTCATAATAGTTCTGCTTTCTTGCTCTAGATTTTGATATGACTGATGACTAATTTCTATTAGTCTTTCTATTGTGTTCTTCCTCTGCTCACAAGACCTTTGCCCTTAGTTCTGCTTCCTGGAAAGCTCTTTTTCAACTCTTTAGATTTTAGTGCATTCCTAACATCTTTCACTGAAATATTGTCTTTCCCATATAACAACGTATGAGCAAAAAAAATCGTAAGACGGTGGTAAGGAACATAACACAATCAAGGTCTATTCCCCGCTCTCAATTTTAATATCTATATTTTTTTGGTCCATTATAATTGAATAAAACTCAACAAAGTGAGTTTTTAACAGGTATACCTTCATTCATACGGAGAATGTGTAACTTCTTTTGCAGGTAGAGGTGGTTTATCATTGATTTCTTACAATACAGACCTTCCAGCTTCTTTCATGCCATTGCTGTAGAAGTTTCTTCAGCGATTTCCCGAAAAACGTTATCTGTAACGCTTATGAAGATCACACTCAAAGCCCTACAATAGCGTAGCCAGAAATTTCACGAAGGGTGTTCAAACTTTGGATaagtaaattaaaaaaaaaacaccaAAGAATGGGTGCATTGAAAGCTTTTAAACTAAAATACGCAATATTTTgctaaataataaaaatacttgTAATATAATTAACAATTGTATAAATGAAAACTAATATAaagaaattaacaaaaaataCTAGTGAAAGCATAATACAAAATACTATTATAATTGTATTCGACGAGGTTTCAtctcttgaaatatttttataatagACTCATTAGAAGCAGTACGAAATACTTTTTTCCTTCTACTTAAGGTACTATGCAACCATCTAAAAATTCATCATCCATTCGATTCCGCATAAACTTCATCGCAGAAAAAGCTCTTTTAATGGTGGCAGTGGCAACTAGCAGAAGCAAAACAAATTTCACAATACAAGAGGATAAGTAATATTCTTCTTTATTTCAACTAGTTTTATTGAAAGTTCACCAAGTCTACCTAAATTTGAGGACCTTTTATCAAAATCACGTACATCAATAATGTAATTAATAAGTTAATTCTCAAGGACACCCAAACTAAATTCATCAAAGTCGTCAAGATATAATTTAGCCATTTTCACTATCTTCCTGATGTTAAATTTAGAAAATGAATCAAATGAATTTAGGCAAGCTACTCCATTAAACAAATAATTTGTCCCCTCATTGAAACAGTCATTAAATTTTTGAAGTTGCCAATCAATAATCTTATAAAATACATCCACACGATAATGATATAAAGTAATATGACCAACAACTTTACGTCGTGGTCTTCCAAAGTTAGCATATGGCTCATCAAAATTGGGTATTAGAATATCATGCTTGATACAAAATGTTGATACCTTATCTTTAAGTGGATCCCATCCATCAACTCTTAACATCTGAAGTTTATTTTCTGCTACTTCAAGAAGTATCATGGAATTAGCAATATCCTGCTCTTTTTTTCTGGAGCCCGATATATTTTGATCATATGTGATTCTCAAAATATCTTTCATTAAATGCAACATAAAAGCAACCTCAAACGTTTGGCAACTTCTAAGATATCCTAATGCCTTAGCTCTTTCATCTAAAGTTCTTGCATCTTCAATAAGGGTATCAAGTACATCAATAATAGAGTAAAAAAAAGTATAAAATTTTCAAACGACTTGTAATGAGATCCCCAATGAGTATCACCAGCTTTAACAAGACCGAGCTCTTGATTCAAGCATCTACACATTTTTAGCTCACTCATATCTAATTCCTCTTGAAGTTTTCCTTTTTGAGATTTTCAAAGTTCATCCATACGTTTAAAAGAAGCTTCCAGCACATTCAAAATATTTGAAACCAACAACACAAGTTCTCCTACTTGAACGCACTTTTTTGAAACCACTACAAGAGTTAATTGAAGTTGATGAGCAAAACAATGAATAGAATGAGCCGATCTACTTTCTTGTCTAATCAACATTTTAAGACCATTAATATCACCTTGAATATTGCTTGCTCTATCATAACATTGTCCATATACAAAAGATAAACTTAATGAATGATGAGCAAGTACATCAATAATTGTTTTCTTTAGTGATAAAGTACTAGTATCAAGAACATGAAAAAGTCCAATAAATACTTCCATCACATATCCCTTTATATCAACATATCTTAAAACATTAGTCATTTTCTCTTTGCGTGACACATCAAAAGATTCATCGACTACTAGAGAAAAGTAATCACCATTTATATCCTTTATTATAGCCTTAATTTTTTCTATTTTACACACTGTCACAATTTCTTTTTGGATGTCTGGAgaattcattttattattttttggagcATTCTACAACACAAAGGCTTA
Encoded proteins:
- the LOC138908116 gene encoding uncharacterized protein is translated as MCRCLNQELGLVKADARTLDERAKALGYLRSCQTFEVAFMLHLMKDILRITYDQNISGSRKKEQDIANSMILLEVAENKLQMLRVDGWDPLKDKVSTFCIKHDILIPNFDEPYANFGRPRRKVVGHITLYHYRVDVFYKIIDWQLQKFNDCFNEGTNYLFNGVACLNSFDSFSKFNIRKIVKMAKLYLDDFDEFSLGVLEN
- the LOC138908117 gene encoding uncharacterized protein, yielding MNSPDIQKEIVTVCKIEKIKAIIKDINGDYFSLVVDESFDVSRKEKMTNVLRYVDIKGYVMEVFIGLFHVLDTSTLSLKKTIIDVLAHHSLSLSFVYGQCYDRASNIQGDINGLKMLIRQESRSAHSIHCFAHQLQLTLVVVSKKCVQVGELVLLVSNILNVLEASFKRMDEL